A region from the Diadema setosum chromosome 17, eeDiaSeto1, whole genome shotgun sequence genome encodes:
- the LOC140240667 gene encoding ras-related protein Ral-A-like: protein MPSLEKRVVFLGSARVGKSSVIDSLMDKTFKESYSPTNANVHRHTVDHDGVTIKMHILDSSGKQNSYGTRNLVARSCDLFVVVYSPDFLGSYQLALKICAEITEQRGHNMPILVVANKTDLDERKIRQPEAELMFSKWNTFQKDCSAKTGKGVKDVLEKLLQLLSLKLDDLEDDESLLLHHSGERGQNDLACDRRTSTHS, encoded by the coding sequence ATGCCGTCTCTGGAAAAACGTGTCGTATTCCTCGGATCGGCACGGGTCGGAAAGTCGTCGGTCATTGACAGCCTGATGGATAAGACATTCAAGGAGAGTTACAGTCCGACAAATGCAAATGTACATCGACACACGGTGGATCATGATGGGGTTACCATAAAGATGCACATCCTGGACTCTTCAGGGAAACAGAATTCGTATGGCACGAGGAATCTAGTGGCGAGGAGCTGCGATCTCTTTGTGGTTGTCTACTCACCTGATTTCCTAGGTTCCTATCAACTCGCTCTGAAGATCTGCGCTGAAATCACAGAGCAGCGAGGTCACAATATGCCGATACTTGTCGTCGCCAATAAGACGGACCTCGATGAGCGAAAGATCCGGCAGCCTGAAGCAGAATTAATGTTTTCAAAGTGGAATACCTTTCAGAAAGATTGCTCGGCCAAAACTGGCAAGGGCGTCAAGGATGTACTCGAAAAACTCCTGCAACTGTTGAGTCTCAAATTGGATGATCTCGAAGACGATGAGTCTCTGTTGCTACATCACTCTGGCGAGAGAGGGCAGAATGACTTGGCGTGTGACCGAAGGACTTCGACGCACTCTTAG